From Candidatus Woesearchaeota archaeon, a single genomic window includes:
- a CDS encoding MBL fold metallo-hydrolase: MTKNKHKLYAMGGVNEAGRNMVAFEIEDEIIICDMGLQLSNLVAYNNEVDNMSVEEMIEKDIMANPELIMAKKDKVKAIVVSHAHLDHVGAIQYMASKFNCPIYGSPFTIEVLKVLMKSSRSVKEPLKNKFIKVNVNSSITLPSGLEIEFINATHSIPQAAIIAIHAKDGVIMYANDFKFDNRPALGQRTNYERLREIDKKEGISMLVVDSLRSNLKRKTLSEIVVKEMLRDIFIETDIVNTQGVVITTFASHITRLKSIMELTNELGRKLVFLGRSMAKYCKAAKNAGIIDFKEKDVAIAESPAEINKWLDIINKNKKDYIIVCTGHQGEDNAVLSRIAEARTPFELKEDDIVVFSSEVIPTQVNIEASQILSAKLEPFRCKIFKDIHVSGHASREDHRDLLNMIHPKYIVPAHGDIRLKEGMIELAEELGYEEGNTLLVLDDQKVVEFESIKDI, translated from the coding sequence ATGACAAAAAATAAACATAAATTATATGCAATGGGTGGAGTTAACGAAGCCGGCAGAAATATGGTAGCTTTTGAAATCGAAGACGAGATTATTATTTGTGATATGGGATTACAGCTTAGCAATCTTGTAGCTTATAATAATGAAGTAGATAACATGAGTGTTGAAGAGATGATTGAGAAAGACATTATGGCTAATCCTGAATTAATCATGGCAAAAAAAGATAAGGTTAAAGCAATTGTTGTTTCTCATGCTCACTTAGATCATGTAGGTGCTATTCAGTATATGGCTTCAAAATTTAATTGTCCAATTTATGGATCTCCATTTACAATTGAAGTTTTGAAAGTTTTAATGAAATCTTCTAGAAGTGTTAAAGAACCACTTAAAAATAAATTTATCAAAGTAAATGTTAATTCAAGTATTACTCTCCCTTCAGGTTTGGAAATTGAATTTATCAATGCAACACATTCAATCCCTCAAGCTGCAATTATTGCAATTCATGCTAAAGATGGAGTAATTATGTATGCTAATGATTTTAAATTCGATAATAGGCCTGCTTTAGGTCAAAGAACTAATTATGAAAGATTAAGAGAAATTGATAAGAAAGAAGGAATTTCAATGCTTGTTGTTGATAGTTTGAGAAGTAATCTTAAAAGAAAAACTCTTTCTGAAATTGTTGTAAAAGAAATGCTTAGAGATATTTTCATTGAAACAGATATTGTTAATACACAAGGTGTTGTTATTACAACTTTTGCATCACATATCACTAGACTTAAATCTATTATGGAACTTACTAACGAACTTGGAAGAAAATTAGTTTTTTTAGGTAGAAGTATGGCAAAGTATTGTAAAGCTGCTAAGAATGCAGGAATTATTGATTTTAAAGAAAAAGATGTAGCAATTGCTGAGAGTCCTGCTGAAATTAATAAATGGCTAGATATAATTAATAAAAATAAAAAAGATTATATTATTGTATGTACAGGTCACCAAGGAGAAGATAATGCTGTTCTTTCAAGAATTGCTGAAGCTAGAACTCCATTTGAATTAAAAGAAGATGATATTGTAGTTTTCTCATCCGAAGTTATTCCTACACAAGTAAATATTGAAGCGAGTCAAATTTTAAGTGCTAAACTTGAACCTTTTAGATGTAAAATATTTAAAGATATTCATGTTTCAGGACATGCATCAAGAGAAGATCATAGAGATTTATTGAATATGATTCATCCTAAATATATTGTTCCTGCTCACGGAGATATTAGATTAAAAGAAGG
- a CDS encoding FAD-dependent thymidylate synthase, whose protein sequence is MKDLYEKTGTLAPILNKREYTKDEKTVLLHFFTNIDKNVYCATDAMSSQLYAFLMGQYSRTSYSMRDRFLQLFEDAQKNFDEGKITKDDFISLGDLAESIKNDNRKGIQYFNDKAAIFLKKWGVDYGHNSLKDADRIRFAVENISEVFTKVIEAPFPTLGDFQEKSTRYVSFSKENIIYSPKLEKSKFGPKIKEYMEELMDLYEKYLPVVKDVLVGNKVINRKDFQRESAFERTLNAKAFDIVRYLLPTGVATSLGCGFSARTAESHISEMLSHPLEEVRLVAKSMHEEAIKVSPGLLTHVKENEYLRIKREKTQTITEDIFEKSYLGDIHHGIEDCNRVKLISSDNLDNIIVASILYENSRKKGISFLDCQNRAEYLSQNVKEKIIEAELGDRGQFDRMPRTIRHGKIIFEFLTDAGAYRDYQRHRASPQLYQGMGAIHGYDYPEYMDLLGMEEFTKDYDEIMTKITNLSREVIKEEIYETEYIAALGHLLRTTFEMDPGQLAYIIELRTTPHGHHSYRKLFQEVYKLVQLKAPIFSKYIRVDQDLQATRVKQEEKAAKKREELGLN, encoded by the coding sequence ATGAAAGATTTATATGAAAAAACAGGAACATTAGCACCAATTTTAAATAAAAGAGAATACACAAAAGATGAAAAAACTGTATTATTACATTTTTTCACAAATATTGATAAAAATGTATATTGTGCAACTGATGCAATGAGTTCGCAATTATACGCTTTTTTAATGGGACAATATTCCAGAACTTCATATTCTATGAGGGATAGATTTTTACAATTATTTGAAGATGCACAAAAAAATTTTGATGAAGGAAAAATAACAAAAGATGATTTTATTTCATTAGGTGATTTGGCCGAATCTATAAAAAATGATAATCGTAAGGGAATACAATATTTCAATGATAAAGCTGCAATTTTTCTAAAAAAATGGGGCGTTGATTATGGTCATAATTCTCTAAAAGATGCAGATAGAATAAGATTTGCAGTAGAAAATATTTCTGAAGTATTCACAAAAGTAATTGAAGCTCCATTTCCAACACTTGGAGATTTCCAAGAAAAGTCTACAAGATATGTAAGTTTTTCAAAAGAAAATATAATTTATTCTCCTAAATTAGAAAAATCAAAATTTGGACCAAAAATAAAAGAATATATGGAAGAATTAATGGATTTATATGAAAAATATTTACCTGTAGTGAAGGATGTTCTTGTTGGAAATAAAGTAATAAATAGGAAAGACTTTCAAAGAGAATCTGCATTTGAGAGAACTCTTAATGCAAAGGCATTTGATATAGTAAGATATTTACTTCCAACAGGAGTAGCAACTTCTCTTGGATGTGGTTTCTCTGCAAGAACTGCTGAATCACATATCTCTGAAATGTTATCTCATCCACTAGAAGAAGTAAGACTCGTTGCAAAATCGATGCATGAAGAAGCAATAAAAGTATCACCTGGTCTTTTAACTCATGTAAAAGAAAATGAGTATTTGAGAATAAAAAGAGAGAAAACTCAAACTATTACTGAAGACATATTTGAAAAGTCCTATCTTGGTGATATTCATCACGGAATTGAAGATTGTAATAGGGTAAAATTAATTTCTTCTGATAATCTAGACAATATAATTGTTGCATCAATTTTATATGAAAACTCTCGAAAAAAAGGAATTTCATTTTTAGATTGTCAGAATAGAGCAGAATATCTCTCACAAAATGTCAAAGAAAAAATAATTGAAGCAGAATTAGGGGATAGAGGTCAATTTGATAGAATGCCAAGAACAATTAGGCATGGAAAAATCATATTTGAATTTTTAACTGATGCTGGTGCATATCGTGATTATCAAAGACACAGAGCTTCACCACAATTATATCAAGGAATGGGAGCAATACATGGATATGATTATCCTGAATATATGGATTTGCTTGGAATGGAAGAATTCACAAAAGACTATGATGAAATAATGACAAAAATAACAAATCTTTCCAGAGAAGTAATCAAAGAAGAAATTTATGAAACAGAATATATTGCAGCATTAGGTCATTTATTAAGAACTACATTTGAAATGGACCCTGGTCAATTAGCATACATTATAGAATTAAGAACAACTCCTCATGGTCATCATTCATACAGGAAATTATTTCAGGAAGTATACAAATTAGTACAATTAAAAGCTCCAATTTTCTCAAAATATATTCGAGTAGATCAAGATCTTCAAGCAACAAGAGTAAAACAAGAAGAAAAAGCTGCTAAAAAGAGAGAAGAATTAGGTTTGAATTAA
- a CDS encoding HD domain-containing protein: MPPSLIVKSDGIEFKGSNKCIGCQEGGSLQHRIKNNLLCDNSYNFERIIPSLKSKVIPIQPNFLLEQLLENRVKKRISVGVPRTDLNGIPKKDKTGHDITDYICLNIEFDIINGEITDRGAYSTCKSIQTHFRGYDNEPHSHDLRMGFLSGYLGKFIWEKINLSNKSEYKILQKEFRGAIDKSVNEYHTNYFNQLVFAGLLHDIGKIFVPWNILHAPRKLSKEEFQIVTKHAEYGARLLKNIPGLEFAYSAAGNHHWRSDGTGYGLDLKGESIPLGAKIIMLGDLNDAMTNDRPYRKAIEQDEFLGMLTGEYKDQWGQDFQGHIDPIIQEIVLDYRDEFKDITMRSKTDECINFSYFK, translated from the coding sequence ATGCCACCAAGTCTAATAGTTAAAAGCGATGGAATTGAATTCAAGGGTAGTAATAAGTGTATTGGATGTCAAGAAGGAGGGAGTTTACAACATAGAATTAAAAATAATTTACTGTGTGATAACTCATATAATTTTGAAAGAATAATTCCTTCATTGAAATCTAAAGTTATTCCAATACAACCAAACTTCCTATTAGAACAACTATTAGAAAACAGAGTAAAGAAAAGAATTTCTGTCGGAGTGCCAAGGACTGATTTAAATGGAATTCCTAAAAAAGATAAAACTGGTCATGACATAACAGATTATATTTGTCTAAATATAGAATTTGACATAATTAATGGAGAAATAACTGACCGTGGTGCTTATTCTACATGTAAGTCAATTCAAACTCATTTTAGAGGTTATGATAATGAACCTCATTCTCACGATTTAAGAATGGGATTTCTTAGTGGATATCTTGGAAAATTTATATGGGAGAAAATAAATTTATCAAACAAATCTGAGTATAAAATATTACAAAAAGAATTTAGAGGAGCTATTGATAAAAGTGTGAATGAATATCACACAAATTATTTCAATCAACTAGTTTTCGCAGGTCTTCTTCATGATATAGGGAAAATATTTGTACCTTGGAATATCTTACATGCTCCAAGAAAATTAAGTAAAGAAGAGTTCCAAATTGTCACAAAACATGCAGAATATGGGGCAAGACTTTTAAAAAATATTCCAGGATTAGAATTTGCTTATTCTGCCGCAGGAAATCATCATTGGAGATCAGATGGTACAGGATATGGACTAGACTTAAAAGGAGAGAGCATTCCACTTGGTGCAAAAATAATAATGCTAGGTGACTTAAATGATGCTATGACTAATGATAGACCTTACCGAAAAGCTATTGAACAAGATGAATTTTTAGGAATGTTAACTGGAGAATATAAAGATCAATGGGGTCAAGACTTCCAAGGACATATAGACCCTATAATTCAAGAAATCGTATTAGATTATAGAGATGAATTTAAAGATATAACTATGAGATCAAAAACTGATGAATGTATTAATTTTTCATATTTTAAATGA